GAGGCCGTGGGTGATGTCCAGGGAACGCACCCGCAGCGTCACATGGTCGCCTGCGTTGACGTAGATGCGCGGAGGATCGAACGAAAACTGGCGGGCGGTGATGACAAACTCCCGCTCGGCGCCTCGCGGCGAAGAGGCCGACCCGGGCCCGCCCCACAGCCCGACGGCTGCCATGACCGCGAAGCAAAGGAGCACCCACATCGCGCGAGCCCGTGAAGAGCGGATCCGGCGCCGCCGGGGTCCAGAGGTCGCGTCCATGGTACCCCTCCCGATACCAA
This DNA window, taken from Bacillota bacterium, encodes the following:
- a CDS encoding cupredoxin domain-containing protein, which encodes MDATSGPRRRRIRSSRARAMWVLLCFAVMAAVGLWGGPGSASSPRGAEREFVITARQFSFDPPRIYVNAGDHVTLRVRSLDITHGLYLDAYGINVKVPPMEEGIVRFVADRPGKLRYRCSVICGSLHPLMVGEIVVQPNRPYSVAGVVAVIVGFGGLAYVWWRKGA